From the genome of Rhodohalobacter sp. SW132, one region includes:
- a CDS encoding MazE family transcriptional regulator produces the protein MIKKLQKIGNSRGILLEKALLKLLKVENDGSVEVVPHEEGLLIKKVDTKSAYSQVSKKHRKSLDKLAE, from the coding sequence ATGATAAAAAAACTCCAAAAAATTGGAAACAGTCGAGGAATACTTCTGGAAAAGGCACTGTTAAAACTCCTGAAAGTAGAAAATGATGGTAGCGTTGAGGTTGTCCCGCATGAGGAAGGGTTGCTCATTAAGAAAGTGGATACGAAATCAGCATACAGTCAGGTGAGTAAAAAACACCGGAAATCCCTCGATAAACTTGCCGAATAA
- a CDS encoding iron-containing alcohol dehydrogenase produces MNPFELHIPTQLFFGKEKADAFFEHLPAYGSKALVVIGGGSIKKMGYLNQVEEHLEKNGIEPVLFEGIEANPHSKTINKAAEMGKKESVDFVLALGGGSVMDASKAIAGLIHDDLDDIWPYTVGGPKYREMKGALPVVCIPTTAATASEVTAHAVISNPEVKGKSPVSYPFMKPSASWLNPAFHTSLPKTTTRDGASDILSHVFENYLLGGNESDLADRYSEGVMETVLDTLPKLELDPEKEHLRGQLLWASTMALNGMQIAGRKAAPFTLHNLEHALSGQNPDLAHGRGLAILYPAYFRWLHKNDRAIDRMALLSKRLFGISGEDQTENALSFITHFEGWLKQNHLYERLSDQDIFPEEFGDVADYAIKIYGGGKDQLSAAGPLTRDNIIEIFEMTEQQKPEPEMA; encoded by the coding sequence ATGAATCCCTTTGAACTCCATATTCCAACACAGTTATTTTTCGGTAAAGAGAAAGCGGACGCATTTTTTGAACACCTGCCCGCTTATGGCAGTAAAGCCCTTGTGGTTATCGGGGGCGGCAGTATAAAGAAAATGGGATATCTGAACCAGGTAGAAGAGCATCTTGAAAAAAACGGGATCGAGCCGGTTCTGTTTGAAGGAATCGAAGCCAATCCGCATTCAAAAACGATTAATAAAGCAGCGGAGATGGGTAAAAAAGAGAGCGTCGATTTTGTACTTGCTCTCGGCGGTGGTTCGGTGATGGATGCATCAAAAGCGATCGCCGGATTGATTCATGATGATTTGGATGATATATGGCCCTACACGGTTGGCGGACCAAAATATCGCGAGATGAAGGGAGCCTTGCCGGTGGTTTGTATTCCCACGACTGCGGCAACCGCATCTGAGGTAACCGCCCACGCGGTCATTTCCAACCCGGAAGTAAAGGGAAAATCGCCGGTCAGTTACCCGTTTATGAAACCCTCAGCTTCCTGGCTGAACCCTGCCTTTCATACCTCGCTGCCTAAAACAACAACCCGGGATGGCGCTTCGGACATCCTCAGTCACGTGTTTGAAAATTATCTCCTTGGCGGCAATGAATCCGATCTCGCCGACCGCTACAGCGAGGGTGTGATGGAGACCGTGCTCGACACGCTTCCCAAACTGGAACTCGATCCTGAAAAAGAACATCTGAGGGGACAGTTGCTCTGGGCCTCAACGATGGCGCTGAATGGAATGCAGATTGCGGGCCGAAAAGCAGCTCCCTTCACGCTGCACAATCTTGAGCACGCACTCAGCGGACAAAATCCCGACCTGGCACACGGACGCGGTCTTGCGATTCTGTATCCGGCTTATTTCAGGTGGTTACACAAGAATGACCGCGCAATTGACCGAATGGCGCTTCTTTCAAAACGGCTTTTCGGCATATCCGGTGAAGATCAAACGGAAAATGCACTCTCCTTTATCACACATTTTGAAGGTTGGCTGAAGCAAAACCATCTGTACGAGCGGCTGTCTGATCAGGATATATTCCCAGAGGAGTTTGGTGATGTGGCAGACTATGCCATCAAAATCTATGGGGGCGGAAAAGATCAGCTCTCCGCAGCCGGACCACTGACCCGGGATAACATCATCGAGATTTTCGAGATGACCGAACAGCAAAAACCTGAACCGGAAATGGCTTAA
- a CDS encoding CoA pyrophosphatase — protein MNIPFYRFLEERLQQPLPGKEAQMKMMPEPVDPDEKIPIESIDSSGHPSGVLVPIYPDLQGNMNVILTLRTDSIRHAGQISFPGGRSDNGESATETALRETREEIGIENKLISIAGSLSPFYLYRSHNRITPVVGFLREKPQMKKNPYEVEEIITVKLDRLISEERIKKERWDLEHNSFYVPFWDIHKVPLWGATAMMMSELLVIYREFLEE, from the coding sequence ATGAATATCCCCTTTTACAGATTTCTTGAAGAGAGGCTTCAACAGCCTCTGCCCGGCAAAGAAGCACAAATGAAAATGATGCCGGAACCGGTTGATCCCGACGAAAAAATTCCTATTGAATCGATCGACAGCAGCGGCCACCCGAGCGGCGTACTTGTACCGATTTACCCGGATCTGCAGGGAAATATGAATGTAATCCTCACACTCCGGACAGACTCCATTCGTCATGCGGGTCAGATCAGCTTTCCCGGCGGGCGGTCAGACAACGGCGAGTCGGCAACAGAAACCGCCCTCAGGGAGACCCGTGAAGAGATTGGAATAGAAAATAAATTGATATCGATAGCCGGTTCACTCTCTCCGTTTTACCTGTACAGAAGCCACAATCGAATTACGCCGGTGGTCGGATTTTTACGTGAGAAGCCTCAAATGAAAAAAAATCCCTACGAGGTGGAAGAGATTATCACCGTAAAACTGGACAGACTTATTTCAGAAGAGCGGATCAAAAAAGAGAGATGGGATCTTGAGCACAACAGCTTTTACGTGCCGTTTTGGGATATTCACAAGGTACCACTCTGGGGAGCTACAGCCATGATGATGAGTGAGCTTCTGGTCATTTACAGAGAGTTTTTGGAAGAGTAG
- a CDS encoding M20 family metallopeptidase: MADLRKTIEEKAKYHFDYMVQTRRYLHKNPEISFKEFETTDYIIHELKKLGIETHRPLETGCVGVIEGGKTSDRVIALRADIDALEMEEEGEAKIQFISERPGAAHCCGHDAHTANLLGAAHILTEMQDEIEGKILLIFQPAEESLPGGGRLLSESGFLQEYGVQAIYGLHTNPTHKPGTIATKPGPLMARPDEFEITIKGTGGHAASPHLTVDPIVLLGQVITQFQTIISRSVDPTDPAVVTIGRVRAGSTYNVIPAKAELIGTVRTFSQENAYLIRDRMEAILKGVAEGSGGGYEFEFNEGYPAVVNNAELTDRIIKTARTYLGDDGVIELKKPIMAGEDFAFYQQHFPGAFFFLGSGSEEADSQWSWHHPRYNVDEKCMLTGSALMAGLVLGE; this comes from the coding sequence ATGGCCGATCTTAGAAAGACGATAGAAGAAAAAGCAAAATATCACTTCGATTATATGGTGCAGACCCGGCGATATCTGCATAAAAATCCGGAGATCAGTTTTAAAGAGTTCGAAACAACCGACTATATTATTCATGAACTGAAGAAGCTGGGAATTGAAACGCATCGTCCGCTGGAGACCGGTTGTGTGGGTGTGATTGAGGGCGGGAAAACATCCGATCGGGTAATCGCACTTCGCGCCGATATCGATGCGCTTGAAATGGAAGAAGAGGGAGAGGCCAAAATACAATTTATTTCTGAACGGCCCGGCGCGGCTCACTGCTGCGGCCACGATGCACATACAGCCAACCTGCTCGGTGCAGCACATATTCTGACCGAGATGCAGGATGAAATTGAAGGAAAAATCCTGCTCATTTTCCAACCGGCGGAAGAGTCACTTCCCGGGGGCGGGCGTCTTTTGAGTGAATCCGGGTTTTTGCAGGAGTATGGCGTACAGGCGATTTATGGCCTCCATACTAACCCCACCCATAAACCGGGTACCATCGCAACCAAACCGGGGCCGCTGATGGCGCGTCCCGATGAGTTTGAAATTACGATCAAAGGAACAGGCGGACATGCCGCATCCCCGCACCTGACCGTTGATCCGATTGTGTTGCTGGGGCAGGTGATCACCCAGTTTCAGACAATTATAAGCCGTTCCGTGGATCCAACCGATCCTGCTGTGGTAACGATTGGGCGCGTGCGGGCAGGATCAACCTATAATGTAATTCCTGCAAAAGCAGAATTGATTGGGACGGTCAGAACATTTTCCCAGGAAAATGCCTACCTGATCCGGGACCGGATGGAAGCGATACTGAAAGGAGTAGCCGAAGGATCCGGCGGCGGATATGAATTTGAATTTAATGAAGGGTACCCGGCGGTGGTAAACAATGCGGAATTAACGGATCGGATCATCAAAACGGCAAGAACGTATCTGGGAGATGATGGCGTTATTGAGCTAAAAAAACCAATCATGGCCGGCGAAGATTTTGCGTTTTATCAGCAGCATTTTCCCGGCGCTTTTTTCTTTTTAGGAAGTGGAAGTGAAGAAGCCGACTCGCAGTGGAGCTGGCATCATCCGCGATATAATGTGGATGAGAAGTGTATGCTGACCGGTTCGGCTCTGATGGCGGGATTGGTTTTGGGAGAGTGA
- a CDS encoding FAD-binding oxidoreductase, whose protein sequence is MNAPQTYSYWETKEWLQPPDLLIVGGGIVGASTALFYKEKYPDHNVKILDKGMMPEGASTRNAGFACIGSISEHLADMKTAGEQVVFGRIKRRWEGLNLLKETMGEEAIDYEHTGGHEIFTDNKIFDACCARIPEINRKLQEQMGLEPVYSATEYEGYPAILNRVEGAINSGRLMKRLHQKLSALGVETMWNCAVKSIRGNRVVLENGMEFESSKTVLATNGFIRNLTDIQVQPARGYVFVTKPMENLKWCGTFHFDEGYIYFRNVENRLLIGGARNIAKAEEETDQFGVNPAIKDHLVRFVSDTLKLPAGWEINQEWSGIMGMTGNKEPIIKEVSPNVWVAAGLSGMGIAIGMEVAKGVVKRIG, encoded by the coding sequence ATGAACGCGCCTCAAACCTATTCGTATTGGGAAACCAAAGAGTGGCTGCAGCCGCCTGATCTGCTGATTGTTGGCGGTGGAATTGTGGGAGCATCCACAGCACTTTTTTATAAGGAAAAATATCCCGATCACAACGTAAAAATCCTCGATAAAGGGATGATGCCGGAAGGGGCCAGTACGCGTAATGCCGGATTTGCCTGCATCGGATCGATTTCCGAACATCTTGCCGACATGAAAACGGCCGGGGAACAGGTTGTATTCGGACGAATCAAACGCCGGTGGGAAGGGCTGAATTTGCTGAAAGAAACGATGGGAGAGGAGGCGATTGATTATGAGCATACCGGCGGACACGAGATCTTTACGGATAACAAGATATTTGATGCGTGCTGTGCCCGGATTCCGGAGATCAACCGGAAGCTGCAGGAGCAGATGGGGCTTGAACCGGTTTACAGTGCAACTGAATATGAAGGATATCCCGCAATATTGAACCGGGTGGAGGGAGCGATCAACAGCGGGCGATTGATGAAGCGGCTGCATCAAAAACTCTCTGCATTGGGTGTGGAGACGATGTGGAACTGTGCGGTGAAATCCATTCGGGGCAACCGGGTAGTTCTGGAGAATGGGATGGAATTTGAATCATCCAAGACGGTACTGGCTACGAACGGTTTTATTAGAAATCTGACAGACATACAAGTGCAGCCGGCGCGCGGATATGTTTTTGTCACCAAACCAATGGAAAATCTGAAATGGTGCGGTACATTTCATTTTGATGAAGGGTATATCTATTTCAGAAATGTTGAAAACAGGCTGCTGATCGGCGGCGCACGAAACATTGCAAAAGCAGAGGAAGAGACCGATCAATTTGGAGTGAACCCGGCAATCAAAGATCATTTGGTTCGGTTCGTATCCGATACCTTAAAGCTTCCCGCCGGCTGGGAAATTAACCAGGAGTGGAGCGGAATCATGGGCATGACCGGAAACAAAGAGCCGATCATCAAAGAAGTCTCGCCAAATGTCTGGGTTGCTGCCGGACTCAGCGGAATGGGAATTGCAATCGGGATGGAAGTGGCGAAAGGTGTTGTGAAGAGGATTGGTTGA
- a CDS encoding type II toxin-antitoxin system death-on-curing family toxin → MDDVLFIHEQEIKAAGGEPNIRDLEGVNACIDAPKASFGGEYLSDLFGMAATYISCLAIRHPFVDGNKRAALASALTFLYINGYEIEESYDLELADLIIDFLTKKISKEDIEKHLRSSAREL, encoded by the coding sequence TTGGATGACGTTCTGTTTATTCACGAACAAGAGATTAAAGCTGCTGGTGGTGAACCCAATATTCGTGATTTAGAAGGGGTAAATGCATGTATAGATGCTCCAAAAGCAAGTTTTGGCGGAGAATATTTGAGTGATCTATTCGGGATGGCGGCCACATACATTTCTTGTTTGGCGATACGGCATCCATTTGTAGATGGTAATAAGCGTGCGGCTCTTGCTTCAGCACTTACTTTTCTCTATATCAACGGATATGAAATTGAAGAATCTTATGATCTGGAACTGGCCGATTTGATCATTGATTTTTTGACTAAGAAAATATCTAAAGAAGACATTGAGAAGCATCTTCGAAGCTCGGCCAGAGAGTTGTAA
- a CDS encoding PfkB family carbohydrate kinase: MSLLVVGSVAYDGIETPFGKTDKILGGSATYISLASSYFTEDINLVGVVGKDFADEDIELLKSKNVDLEGLQFDERGNTFFWKGRYHHDLNMRDTLDTQLNVFEHFDPIIPDGYKNADFVALGNIEPSLQQKVLEQVTDPRLVVMDTMNFWIEGTPDALKQTLKGVDLLVINDSEARELADEPNLITAAEKVRAMGPDSLIIKKGEHGALLFTGDEIFSAPAYPVIDIFDPTGAGDTFMGGLLGWLAYTNDLTPHNMRRAVIMGSVMASFCVEKFGPERLKDLKEQEIYNRYKEFRRLSVIPEIE; encoded by the coding sequence ATGTCACTTTTAGTTGTTGGTTCAGTCGCCTACGATGGAATCGAAACACCATTCGGAAAAACAGATAAAATTCTCGGAGGGTCGGCTACCTACATTTCACTCGCTTCATCCTATTTCACAGAAGATATCAACCTGGTTGGTGTTGTGGGAAAAGATTTTGCAGATGAAGATATTGAGCTTCTGAAAAGCAAAAACGTAGACCTGGAGGGATTACAGTTTGATGAGAGGGGGAACACTTTTTTCTGGAAAGGCAGGTATCATCACGATTTGAATATGCGTGATACACTGGATACCCAGCTGAATGTATTTGAACACTTTGATCCGATTATACCTGATGGTTATAAGAACGCAGATTTTGTAGCCCTGGGGAATATCGAACCGAGTCTGCAGCAGAAAGTACTTGAGCAAGTAACCGACCCGCGTCTTGTGGTGATGGATACGATGAATTTCTGGATTGAAGGCACGCCGGATGCACTGAAACAGACGCTGAAAGGTGTGGATCTGTTGGTGATCAACGACTCTGAAGCCCGTGAACTGGCCGATGAGCCAAACCTGATTACCGCAGCAGAAAAAGTTCGTGCGATGGGTCCCGATTCACTGATCATCAAAAAGGGAGAGCATGGCGCGCTTCTGTTTACGGGCGATGAAATCTTTTCGGCACCGGCTTATCCAGTGATTGACATTTTTGACCCTACCGGCGCGGGTGACACTTTCATGGGTGGGTTACTTGGCTGGCTGGCTTACACCAACGACCTTACTCCTCATAACATGCGCCGTGCCGTAATCATGGGCTCCGTAATGGCCAGTTTTTGTGTAGAGAAGTTTGGACCGGAACGTCTGAAGGATCTGAAAGAACAGGAAATCTACAACCGGTACAAAGAGTTTAGACGGCTGAGTGTAATTCCGGAGATTGAGTGA
- a CDS encoding WbuC family cupin fold metalloprotein, which produces MTKTAFENPPGGIFKISKDQIESGIAASRKSSRKRMILPIHRKQDAEVQRMINFLQPGTYIRPHLHSMPHASESIVLLQGSIRFFTFDESGEVHADHILRSNLIPDVIDIEPGTWHSFLVLEPDTIIFECKKGPYDAKTDKKFAVWAPEENDPEVETFMKKLSG; this is translated from the coding sequence ATGACTAAAACCGCTTTTGAAAATCCACCCGGTGGTATCTTTAAAATCTCTAAAGACCAGATCGAAAGTGGTATCGCCGCCTCTCGTAAGAGCAGCCGAAAGCGTATGATCTTACCAATCCACCGAAAGCAGGATGCCGAAGTGCAGCGGATGATTAATTTTCTGCAGCCGGGAACCTATATTCGTCCGCACTTGCACTCAATGCCGCACGCTTCTGAATCGATTGTTCTGCTGCAAGGTTCGATCCGATTTTTCACATTTGATGAGTCCGGAGAGGTACATGCTGACCACATACTTCGTTCAAACCTCATTCCGGATGTGATCGATATCGAGCCGGGTACCTGGCACTCGTTCCTTGTATTGGAACCGGATACGATTATTTTTGAGTGTAAAAAAGGTCCGTATGATGCCAAAACCGATAAAAAGTTTGCGGTGTGGGCACCTGAAGAGAACGATCCTGAGGTAGAAACATTTATGAAGAAACTATCGGGATGA
- a CDS encoding sodium:solute symporter, whose protein sequence is MGFTIWDGLIIVLYLLAVAVFGIWSAGTQKSTTDYFLGGRDMPWWAILFSVVATETSTLTFISIPAVAYGGNLTFLQLTFGYIIGRIIVAIWFLPAYVQGELTTAYQFLEKRFGTGMRKAASSTFIITRLLADGVRLFATAIPLAIIFRFAGLFAEWGDGAVYLLAISVIAVITLIYTFFGGIKAVIWMDVVQMVVYIGGALFALFLMVGKMPIGIGESFAIIHEAGKFQIFNWGTGLSVSEFLADPYVFWVALIGGAIFSIASHGTDQLIVQRLLAVGNIKSSQKALVWSGIVACLQFGLFLFIGLMLYVFYSGASAAELGLRTTDEIFAMFIVDHMPVGVAGLIVASLFAAAMSSLSSSLNALASSTTYDILKPLYGSAWDDAKELWISRMVTIGWGFLLTGSAFLFTWLQLSGDDQPAIVELGLGIASYTYGGLLGIFMLGRLFDHPDKTDAMIGFFSGLIALLFMVEGALQQFLPGDGLTIAWPLYTLVGGLVVMAVANASHYIRKMAGNQQ, encoded by the coding sequence ATGGGATTTACGATTTGGGATGGTCTGATTATTGTTCTCTACCTGTTGGCCGTGGCCGTTTTCGGTATATGGTCAGCCGGTACGCAAAAGTCCACGACCGACTATTTTCTTGGCGGACGCGACATGCCCTGGTGGGCTATTCTCTTCTCCGTGGTTGCCACAGAGACCAGCACCCTCACGTTTATCAGTATTCCTGCGGTGGCTTATGGCGGAAACCTTACCTTTTTGCAGCTCACATTCGGGTATATCATAGGTCGAATTATTGTAGCCATTTGGTTCCTCCCGGCCTATGTTCAGGGCGAGCTCACCACGGCGTATCAGTTTCTTGAAAAACGGTTCGGCACCGGGATGCGCAAAGCTGCAAGTTCAACATTTATCATCACACGTCTGCTTGCGGATGGTGTTCGTCTGTTTGCAACGGCCATACCACTGGCAATAATCTTCCGTTTTGCGGGGCTGTTTGCGGAGTGGGGTGATGGCGCCGTCTACCTGCTTGCAATTTCTGTAATTGCAGTTATCACGCTTATTTATACCTTTTTTGGCGGGATCAAAGCAGTGATATGGATGGATGTGGTGCAGATGGTGGTTTACATCGGTGGCGCACTCTTTGCTCTCTTTTTGATGGTGGGCAAAATGCCGATCGGTATCGGGGAGTCGTTTGCAATTATCCACGAAGCCGGAAAATTTCAGATCTTTAATTGGGGAACGGGGCTCAGCGTATCAGAATTTCTGGCTGATCCCTATGTCTTCTGGGTAGCGCTGATTGGCGGCGCGATCTTTTCGATCGCATCACACGGAACCGACCAGCTGATCGTGCAACGACTCTTGGCGGTCGGCAATATCAAATCGAGTCAGAAAGCGCTGGTCTGGAGCGGTATTGTAGCCTGCCTGCAGTTCGGGTTGTTTCTGTTTATCGGTTTGATGCTTTACGTTTTCTACTCCGGTGCATCGGCTGCAGAACTGGGCCTCCGCACCACTGACGAAATTTTTGCGATGTTCATTGTGGATCACATGCCGGTGGGTGTGGCGGGATTGATTGTCGCCTCACTCTTTGCAGCCGCAATGAGCAGCCTCAGTTCATCCCTTAATGCACTCGCTTCATCAACAACCTACGACATTCTGAAGCCGCTATACGGCAGTGCATGGGATGATGCGAAAGAGCTCTGGATCTCCCGGATGGTAACGATCGGCTGGGGATTTCTGCTTACCGGTTCAGCATTTCTCTTTACATGGCTGCAGCTTTCCGGAGATGATCAGCCGGCAATCGTGGAGCTTGGTCTTGGCATAGCTTCATACACCTATGGCGGACTTCTGGGGATTTTCATGCTGGGGCGCCTCTTTGATCATCCCGATAAAACAGATGCGATGATCGGCTTTTTCAGCGGTCTGATTGCACTCCTGTTTATGGTGGAGGGAGCACTGCAGCAATTCCTTCCCGGTGACGGACTCACAATCGCCTGGCCGCTCTATACGCTGGTTGGGGGGCTGGTTGTGATGGCCGTGGCAAATGCTTCGCATTACATCAGGAAGATGGCCGGGAATCAGCAGTGA
- the mnmD gene encoding tRNA (5-methylaminomethyl-2-thiouridine)(34)-methyltransferase MnmD, translated as MGNQIKKTGDGSDTLVSDTFNQPYHSLSGAVSESRIVYFESTGLDELLLSSKQVDINLMEIGFGTGMNLVLLLDYLGKTQSQKNITFCSVEAYPVGPELVLEIDFGKSLSHLNYREILKNIFSNLKPGWNTFDVHSNISLNLFHGTFTELSNPDDSVFDYIMHDPFSPDSNPAGWTADLFAKLSSWSSDDAMLSTYSAATSARAAMAAAGWKIARAPGALGKREMTVASINPEKLSHLKRVNEKRLIERFKDGEFG; from the coding sequence TTGGGTAATCAAATCAAAAAAACCGGCGACGGCTCCGATACCCTCGTTTCAGATACCTTCAATCAACCCTACCACAGCTTAAGCGGCGCAGTTTCTGAAAGCCGGATCGTTTATTTCGAATCCACCGGGTTAGATGAGCTTTTACTATCATCGAAGCAGGTTGACATAAACCTCATGGAGATCGGGTTTGGAACCGGTATGAACCTGGTCCTGCTGCTCGATTATCTCGGGAAAACACAATCTCAAAAAAATATCACATTCTGTTCCGTTGAGGCGTACCCGGTCGGACCTGAACTGGTTTTGGAAATCGATTTTGGCAAATCACTCAGTCATCTGAATTACCGCGAGATCCTGAAAAATATTTTTTCAAACCTGAAGCCGGGATGGAATACCTTTGACGTTCATTCAAATATCTCCCTCAATTTATTCCACGGTACATTTACAGAACTTTCTAATCCGGATGATTCTGTATTCGATTACATCATGCACGATCCCTTCTCCCCCGATTCCAATCCCGCCGGATGGACAGCCGATCTATTTGCAAAACTCTCATCCTGGAGCTCGGATGATGCGATGTTATCCACCTATTCTGCCGCAACATCGGCCCGGGCAGCAATGGCAGCCGCCGGATGGAAAATTGCCCGTGCACCAGGAGCTCTTGGCAAACGGGAGATGACGGTAGCCTCCATCAACCCGGAAAAACTGTCGCACCTGAAACGAGTCAATGAAAAAAGGCTGATTGAGAGGTTTAAGGATGGTGAGTTTGGGTGA
- the rdgB gene encoding RdgB/HAM1 family non-canonical purine NTP pyrophosphatase → MQPNVIFLASGNPHKIDELQQILRPMGIKLKSTLDYPDAEEVEEDQPDLDGNALKKARFWFTKTGLPSLADDTGLEVKALNGAPGVRSARYAGEKATYEQNVDKLLRELEGSHNRSSQFRTVIAYIDAVGNENLFEGICRGEIITERKGEKGFGYDPVFVPKGYDQTFAEISSEEKNRISHRGKAIQKFIQLLK, encoded by the coding sequence ATGCAACCCAACGTAATATTTCTCGCTTCCGGCAATCCCCATAAAATCGATGAGCTTCAGCAGATTCTGCGTCCGATGGGAATTAAGCTAAAATCCACGCTTGATTACCCGGATGCGGAAGAAGTAGAAGAAGATCAGCCCGATCTGGATGGAAATGCTCTGAAAAAAGCGCGGTTTTGGTTCACTAAAACGGGACTTCCATCCCTGGCTGATGACACCGGTCTTGAAGTGAAAGCGCTGAACGGTGCCCCGGGTGTTCGATCAGCCCGATACGCCGGTGAGAAGGCCACTTACGAGCAAAATGTAGATAAACTGCTTCGGGAACTCGAAGGAAGCCACAACCGGTCTTCACAATTCCGAACCGTCATCGCTTACATCGATGCGGTTGGAAATGAAAACCTGTTTGAAGGCATCTGCAGAGGGGAGATCATAACCGAAAGAAAAGGAGAGAAGGGATTTGGATATGACCCTGTGTTTGTACCTAAGGGTTACGACCAGACGTTTGCTGAAATCAGCAGTGAAGAGAAGAACAGAATCAGTCATCGTGGGAAAGCTATTCAAAAGTTTATACAATTATTAAAATAG
- a CDS encoding nucleoside deaminase produces MKRAIQIAQNGMDENQGGPFGCVVVKNGAIIAEGNNRVTSSNDPTAHAEVVAIRKACEALGTFQLEGCDIYTSCEPCPMCLGAIYWSRPDRIFYAATRYDAADAGFDDSYIYEELKVPDRERKIPTENISRDQAVKLFEAWKRKEDKTDY; encoded by the coding sequence ATGAAACGTGCCATTCAAATTGCACAGAATGGAATGGATGAAAACCAAGGCGGCCCGTTTGGTTGTGTGGTCGTAAAAAATGGCGCTATAATTGCTGAAGGAAACAACCGCGTTACATCATCAAACGATCCCACAGCTCATGCGGAGGTGGTGGCAATACGGAAAGCGTGTGAAGCACTTGGTACATTTCAGCTCGAAGGCTGTGATATCTATACATCGTGCGAACCGTGCCCGATGTGCCTGGGCGCAATTTACTGGTCCCGTCCCGACCGGATTTTCTACGCAGCGACCCGCTATGACGCCGCAGATGCCGGGTTTGATGACTCCTATATTTATGAAGAACTCAAGGTGCCGGATCGTGAAAGAAAAATCCCAACAGAAAATATTAGCAGAGATCAGGCTGTAAAACTATTTGAAGCGTGGAAACGCAAAGAGGATAAAACCGATTATTAA